From the genome of Setaria viridis chromosome 1, Setaria_viridis_v4.0, whole genome shotgun sequence:
AATAAGAATCAGCTGAGGAATATTCCAACAAAATCTTTTGACAGAAGCAGGACATTGGAATACAAACCTTTCACCATCGATGAGGCAACAGCTGGTGGGATGGAACTAACGGCCCATGAAGAAACAGTTGCATTCATGCCAGAGTTCCTATGGATGGAAGATGAATCTGTCTTGAGTCCATAGTTTGGTTCTGCAAGTCAGCAAGAGGACACTAAAGTAACTATTTGATATACAAGGGGTGCTGGTAAATTTGATGCCCCCACAGCGCATGAGAGAGATAGATATGCTTGTTTTTCAAAGCCTTCCGAGGATACGAAGTATCACCATTCTTGGAGGCCTTCTGAGGATATGGATGAGCAGCTTTTCGCTTTGGTCGTGGAGGTGGGACATGTTCGCTGGTTCCATTTTTCTGAACCTTCAAAAAGTATTTCTGTGCATGGCTCCTTATCTACAACACCAAAATGAAGTGCCATATGAAAATGGTTCAACGATAGAGTCAATTGATAATGAACAGATAGGAACTTATGCAACAATGGAGAAAAGGAGCATTAGGAAATGAGGACACCCAAACCGATTGGATTTTTTTAGATGTTGTTACACTGAGAAAAAGAACAGAATCTTGGCAGAACCTTCAGCGTTTTTTAATCAGTATCCATCCAAATTAATAATATCAAAATTTAATGCATTAATTCACTTGGTAACAGCACAAGCTAAATAGTTTGATTACCAGGGTTCTTAAACAGCTAAGCAACTTCTAGTTCCATTTACAAACGAAATACCTGTATGACAGTCTTGGAGCCAACAAACGCCTCTATCTTCTTCCAGTCACGGTCAaagctgaaaaagaaaagaaacaaggtatatacatgaataTTACATGCAAAGTGTGGTCTTATAATTCACTGGCAATTCTTTGGGCCAGTTATATGGATTCAAGCACAATAAATGTTGGGCTCTTGGGGCAACAAGGCACAATATTGCCACAAATAATATGCAAAAGGTTGCAGCCATACGCACTGAAAAGAACATCATGCGGAAATAGTGGTAGTGTGAACACGAGAGGCTATGGGAGTTGGGGACCAAGAGAATGGCATCATGCACTACAAATTATGATGCTCAAATATGTCCATAGATTCAGGTGTCTCCAATCAGGTCCAGGTTAATAATTGCAATCAAAATACTATGAAGCAGAGAACGAGAGCAGTCGGAATATTGCTTATGACCCATGTGTGTGAGTGCATTTCAGAACAGCTATCTGCAAAGCATGTGCTGATAAAGATGCATAAGGCCTTTTCAATTGGATGGAAGGGATGCTTGATTTTTGGATCCTGATTAACTTCTGTCGGTAGGGTAATTGCAAGAACACATGCTTCGCCGGCTTAAGGAATCTAGTGTGTGCGCCCTACCCTGCTACCCAGCCAAATGACACCACCAGTAGGGAGCACTAGAGGCTTCATCAGTTGTAAGTCCCAACATCTGCAAATTGTATGCTTCCAACTTGAACTACATATTCTTGTGAACCACGGTAGCTCAATAGATCTTATTTTCTTATGTTTCACATGAAAAAAACTGAAAATTCTTCAGACAGTAAAGTCGTAGGTTGAACTGAAAACAAAGAAACGAAGAtgtaaaaactaaaaaaaaaaggccaaaTGGTAGGTCACCAGTTGAGTAAAGAGCACAAGTGCCTTCATCATTTCAATTTCCAACATCTGAAAATTGTATTTACATGTTCTGCTATGAACCACTATAGCTGAATATACATCATTTTCCCCTATGTTCCACCTAAAGAAAGGACCCGAAAATATTTTACTAATAAAGTTCTAGATTGAAATCCTAAATAAAGAAATTGAGTTacaaaaatgaaagaaaaatccCAAATAAGTAATCAAACATTTAGTACTTCTGTTCCATACCAAGTTTATCAGAAAAATGCGCAAACATTAAAATTCTCCACGACATAACTAACGCATAAATAAGGGCAGGAAACATCCAAATCTTTATCtttagccaaaaaaaaaacagagagagacaCTGCAAAGCCCGGTGCTTCTTCAGACTTGCGAACAGCAACGTCGCGCGCTTCAAAATCAATCGAACCGCGGCGAATAGACAAACCAAGCCAGGGGTTACGGTGTGCTTACAGCTGCAGGGCCTCGAGGAACTTGTCGTGCTCCTGCTCCGTCCAGCTCTCCCGCGACTTGGTGATGGTGTACGGCTTCCGCACCTTCTTGCTGGCGTCCTCCCCCGACCCGGCCGCGTCGGACTGCGgctgcgtcggcggcggcagcggcggcgtgctgGCGGAGACCATCGAAAGGGGGGAGAGCAGGAGCCTACGGGGGATCTCAACGTGCGGTGACGGTCGCGTCGTGCTCTCTCgctcgctggggaggaggaggtggaggcctACGCGCGGCTATGCTGCGCCCCTGGCTGTGAGCAGCTGCCGCGCGGCTGCGGTCCGCGTGGTGTGGCGTTGGCGTGGGGGCGTGGCGATGGGCGGGTGGGGGACTGGGGTCTGGGGGCAGTGATGATGTGGGTGGTGGCGCCGCGCGTTCGTCCCAGCGCTTGGCTGCCCGTTCTCGCGTGGTGCGCGGCGACTGCGAGCGAGGCGAGGGCGAGCGTTTGTGGCTGCGGGGGCGGCTGCCACTGCCGCCCACTTGCCCGCCGTCCCTCTCGCGCTGTCGCGCTCAGCAGCGCCCTCGCCTCGCTTGCCGGTCGCCAGCTATAGTTTATAGGCACGCAGGGTTTGTGTGGCTGCTGTGCGCTCACAACCGCAGCTCGTTTATACCGGACCAAAGACAGAAATTGACTCTGTCGTATCACGACTTGTCCGGCTTATTGTTTGTCTGATAACGAATCAGAAATACTTAATAGCATTTCTGCATTTGCCATGCACGCTTATACTATTAGGTATGTGATTCATGCAAAATTAAGCATGGTGCATCGATTCCTAGAGttcataaaaagaaaaatcgtttGCTGAAATCGTTTTGCATATTCAGTATTCGCACGCAGATCATTAATATGGAGAACCGGCACCAAAAGTAAAGTATCATGTCGTAGTTTTCCCATGCAAGCAGTGTCCTCTTCCTCTTGTCAGTGTGCCAATTAATTTCGATTGGTACAGACGTACTGCAACGTTTTTGTCCACGAAGATGAGCAGCATACGAGTGTAAAAGCATTTGAATCGGCTGTTACCCCTAGCTAGTACAGTAAGTAAGCAACAAGCACGTACCAACAATCACTGTCATCGTTTTCGTTTTTTTAGAAATCACTGTCAACATCCAATCGATGATAGAAAACATTCAGTGCACACAGTAGTACTAGTACCTGTATTAGGTAGACACAGATCGATAATGATAAAAACCCATCAATCACTGTCAACCTTTAAACTTACCAATGCAAAGAACGAGTCTCCCATGACAACATCACTCGCATTTTTATCATATAAATCGAGTAGTATAGTCCTAAAGGAATCCAGGGAACTTTTCTGTGTACTTTCATGTTCTGAGATGTCTCTGGAATACCTTCTACTACTACTTTCATCGGTTAGTTTTTGTACTGTAGCTGCGAGAGCCGAGTTCTTGGCGTAGTCAGGCTGACCAGGGTCCAGGGCCCGCCACGGCCGTCGCATGATGCCGCAATCGAGCAGAGCTCATGGGCGGCACCAGCTCTCGTGAAATGTCAACAAGCCTGCCCTCTAGCCTTCATGACCGACCGGGAGCATCGTCGTGGCTGACGGCTGGCGCCGGTCGCCGGAGCCGACCCCGTGGATCGTGTGAGGGTTTGACGCCGCGAGGCCAGTCGAATCCTCTCCAAAACTCGGAAGTCGTCAGATGCTGCCCGCTCTGGAGGGCCAACCTCGTTGCCAATTCCTCGTGGGCCGTTCGTCGTGACCGCGCAGTTCCTTCCTTCAAGCCTGACCGAAGTCGGCCCAACCAGTATAAGAACCCATCAAATCGGTCGCCTTATCATGCCAGAGCTATGGGCCAAGAGGAAGCCATGGCTTGCGCGTGTAACGAACGTTGGTTGGGCCAGCCCTGTCCGGATGTGACGTGACTGAACAAAGTACTTCAGGGCACGCAAAGCATCGTTCGCTGAAGAACATGAACACGAGCAGAGGCAAATCGAACCAGCAAACTGTTCATCGAAAAAGGAATGTTGAAAAATAGAGCTGTCAGCACTTGGGTTTTCCCTAGCCGACCAGGTTCAGGCACTGGCCACATTCCTGCCTGCACTAGGACATACTACCAGGAATCCAGGATCAACCGCACTGCAATTAACTCCTCTGCTGATAGCCTGATTGATTCGCATGAAGCGGCCAAAGCTAAACACAACGTACGATTGACAGTCAGGGCATCAGGCACTGCGTTATGCTAAGGGATATATAGATGCATGAACACGTCCCGCCTCCTCATGCAGTCATGCCGGGTTAAACTCACGGGCTTTCCTGATGCAGAACAGCACCCCGCATACTTCAGCGAGCACTAGCGCAACGACGTCAATGATGCCGGCGATTCCGAACACTGCAAGGACAGATACCACCATCATTGATCTTGGTCGTGCGCTTGATTTCTCTTTCCAATGATAACGACGAAGGGGCCGGAAGAGGGGGAGAGACAGCTCACGGTATTGCAACCACAGCGGCGTCGGAGGGAACAACGGGACGCGCAGGTAGCAGGCGTAGCCGACAACCACCACCGCGTCGCGGTGGACCATCGAGAGCTGCCTCCCCACCTTCAGCGCCGGCACCACCTGCACCGACTCGTTCAGGCACCGGGCGCACTCCGCCGCCGTGCGGTTGGCCGTGCACTGCCTCCCTAGCGCCACGGTCGGcgagtcgccgtcgccgtcgtcgctgtCTTCGTAGAACCAGCCGCGGAACGCGTCCTCGCGGGCCGTGGACCGGTTGGTGTCCGCGTACGACAGGAAGCAGCCGGTGCGCCAGGCGCCAGCGCGGCGGCTGGCGCCGCACCCGTTGGCgacgtcctcggcggcggcggacaggcACGAGCGGCAGTCGCCGGGGAAGgagccgccgcgcggcgcgccgaAGCCAAAGCAGGCGCCCCGCGCGAAGGCGCAGTCGCGACCGGCGGCGCCGGACCGCGCGAAGGCGGAGCCcgtgggcgcggccgcggcggcggaggggagggcggcgaggagcgaCAGCACGTTGGCGTGGAACGCGCTGTCGTTCCTTGAGGGCGACGCGGTGGTCGGGGCGCAGTCGAGCAGAGGTGGAAAGTGCTCGATCGTGCCGGTTGGCTCCAGCTTCAATGCGACTCCTGGTCCTGCGGCGGCCACCGcgaggacgaggaagaggaggaccaGGGAGGGGAGGCCCGAGGGCTTCGTGCACGCCATTGGCGAGACCGCAATGGAAACAGCGACGGTGGTTGGCAGCAGCAGGCTGCAGCAGCGGTGAGCAGCTTCTTTTGAAGAGCAGCTTGATCAAGCAAGCGTCGCTGCGTCAGTGCGCGTGTGGCCGCGAGCGATCGAGCGGCCCGTGTTTTTTTCGCATCCTGAAGACTTGGTGGCGAAGGCGATCGCGCATCGGCTTGGGTAAAAGTTGGACGCACCTGCTCTATGGTCAGTCAAGCCTGCAGCTCCGTCCCCTTCGGAAGCAGAGCGCTTCCCCTTTAGAAAAGTTGGGCGCGTCCGTCTTTTCTCCGATTTGGTTAGACGTGTGCTACGGCTAACAGCTAATCTAGCCATTCGCGGCAACCGCAGGCGGCCCTCCTGTAATTTCTCCCTGTCGCTTCACGCGTCTCGCCATATTCCCGTTCGATGGAGTTTGGCGAGGCTGCCGGCTGATTCCAGGAACTCCGCCAAACAGCTTTTTTACGATTTTGTGCTAATTTTGTGAAATGATTCTTTAAAATGAATTAAGAGGTTGGAAGCTGGAAAAAGTAGTTACTCCTGGTTCTGTGTGAGGTGATTCccgagtttatgctagagaatcaaagagaatcactttcagttACAGAATCATTTCTATCGGAGAATCAGCTCCCACAGAGaaaatcagatggagctctaccgaACACACATTTAGAGATGTTGCCGCTCTTGCCAATTTCCCCTGCGCTGGGAAAAATGGGTTCCAGAGTTCCGGTCGATCACAACACGTGCAACCACGGTGCCACACGGAGCGTCGGACTGCCGGACTGGGGGCTATCTATTATATGGAAGATAGATAGGAGTCGAAACTTTCAGCCCACCAAGACTCGTCTTAAtgttatcttcttcttcctcatcttctttcCTAACCCTCCCATTTGATGATGCCCAACTGAGAAAATGTTGGATAAAAAATGTTGTCtaacattttttaaaagaagttggaccaacattttttttcaaaaagttgaaccaacatttattcaaaaaagttgaaccaacatttattCAGAAAAAGTTGAGTCaacatttctttaaaaaaaagttgaattcaacatttttaagaaaaaagtTGTATtaacattttttcaaaaaaaattgatccaatattttaaaaaaaattcttgacttttttttccgccgccggccgcaccttGTTCTCGAGCtccggcggccagcggcggcagccGCATGGCTGGTGAGCCCGCGCGGGGGCTGCTGCGGCCCGGCTGCAGGCACGTGGGTCGGGGGAGGTGGCGCGCCACGGGTGGGGCGCACGGGTTGGCTGCGGCGGTGCGGGGGTGGTGGCGCAAGCAGAGGAGAGGGGagcagggagggaggagggagtaAGGCTAGGATTTGGATAGTGACAATCCAACGGATGTGAATGTTTGCACGCATCTCAAAACATTCTTTTCGAAAGATGGATATTTTCGAAAGATAAGATAGGATTTCCGCCCGGACTGGTGCGCGAGCCGGATGTGCAGGGACACATGGGCCTCAGCAGCTACAAGGCCCCTCATTTTTTTTGAGAGCAACAAGGCCCCTCATAAACTCGCTCGCGTTAACGTGGGCCGTGCCTTCCGTCGATGGCCCACAAACAAGGATCGGCCCTTAGATTTATTAGCATGCGCTCGGCTGCAAGGCCGATCGTTAGCAGGCTTCCTGGGCTCAGTTCTCGTTTTACTTTAAGGCCCAAGTTCTCTTTCGTATGGGCTCTCGAGGTGATGCTGATCGGCGGACAAGAGAGAGAGGCCAAGAACTAAACCAGCGTTCAATGTGAAATTGTGAAGGCTCATTTATCTTGTTACAAAGCATGCGTGTCCTTTTGAAACTCGCCAGCGTATATGGTTTGACTCCTCGTGTATTCTTTGGATGTAAACGTTTTGAATTAAATAAAATCCCTGTCTTCCTCTCAAAATGCTAAGACTTGTGAGAACGTAGGAGCCCATCGCAATCATGGCTACAGCCCACAGGCCAGCGCAGCGCCTGACGTTCTTCCTGTCCAGGTGTCGGAACTCGGAACCTCTCGGGGTAGCCGGGTAGGCGAAGCGCTCCATGATTCTTCTTTTCTTTAGATCATGGAACGGCTCCATGCTTCCAGTCGCAGCGCGCGTCAGCCGAACCTTCTCGCGCATGCCTCTACAGCTTCCACCTCAGTCTCGCGCACGCTGAGCGGAATCGCACGCGATTTCTGGCTCTCGCTGTCAGCCTGCCATTTGAGCGTTGGTTCCAGCGCAGCGCAGGGGGGATTTTCCGTCTTGCCTCACTCCTATTTCAGTTTGGATGTTGGAATGCAGATGGTGATACGAGGTCACGCTcggtttgcttgcttgcttccgCACGGGACACGACAGTGCTGCGATTATCTCCGTCGGGTGATCTGGTGAGTCATTTCGTCAAACACCTCGCGATCAACTACGAGTTTGAATGTTTGATATGGGTTCATGAGACTTTAGTTTGATTTCCGAATCCCCCTCCTCCTGAATTGTCCTCTGTTCGTAGATGTGTCTGCGTCCGTGTGAAATAATCGTAAGGGGATTGTTGGGGATACTGTGGGATCACAGAGAACTAGTTCGACAACGTGCAAGTTAGGATTATTGGGGACACAAGTAAATGTCAGCATCTGAATTCGCTGTCCAATTGGTTTTGGAATTTTGCTTACACGTATTTAGTTTTCATCCCTAGATGTACAGCCAATTTCTTAGCAGTTTTGAGCACAATGGAATGCCCATCCTTGTTAACAGCCCACTATGCCCCTCTGGTGACAAGCTTGCCAGCGAGTCAGCGACGATGGCTCATGTTGGGCTCCATCGTTAGGTGTCGAGTGGTGGTGAGCCGCTCTGGTTGCCGCACTGCTTGTTCTGCTGTTGTCTGGGGTTTCTTGCCGGTTTTTCGGTTCGGTTTCCCTTATAAACAGGGTCAACTCTATTCTTTTATAGGAATTGTAGGAATTCCCTGCCCTTTCAAAGGTTCTTTGAAATACTTGGTTTAGCAGTCTTTTTGTTTTGTCATTCATTCACTTCTCTGTCATTGCTTCatctttcctcttcctttttAGTTTCCGTGGTGTTGTTGTCCCTGTGTGTGTGAATTTGCTCTTCATCTGTGACTATCATTAATTTGACAACGTGCATGATGGATATCCATGTCAGTGCATGGACTTTTCTGGTAGCTGCCATGTCAAGTTAGATTTGGAACGTTACAATGTCTAGGGGTGCTGCAATTTTGCGACGGTCATGCCAAGCAGCAACTACACAGAGTCGCAGAGAGGCATCTCCAGAGCAATGTTCACATTTTGGTGTTCCTTGGAGATGGTTCAGCTGTGCTGAGCACACTAAAAAGCCACGCATTGCTGCACCAGACCAGATAAATTCTGGAGATCAGTACTCTTCTGTTATCATTGCTGCAAAAAGAAGCACACCACATCGTACAAATTTTGTAGAGAATTGTTGGTTGTTTACATCAAAGCACCACTACAATCAATCACTGGGATTCTCAGGTGTTCCAAGCCTTCATCGCATGTGTTCCTCATATACTAGGACTAAACCAGAAGGTGCTGAAAATTCTGTATTAAAAGTGTCTTCTACAGGAACTTCTGAAGTTGACACCTCAGTTGATGGTGGGAACACCTGGATTGATATGTCAGAAAATGCTTATTGTTCTGCTATGCATGCTAGCACCTCTGCAGGCAAGAAATTGAAGGATCTGAATGATGCAATTGCACTTCATGTCCAAGAGTTATTTAGTAATCATGCAGACCTAGAGAAGGTAGTTGTTCCAGTCGGCGGGACACTGATTGGTGCAGCAATGGCATGGTTTGTAATGCCTATTGTTCTAAGGAAGCTCCACAAGTATGCATCAGCAGGCCCTCTCATGACAATCTGGGGAGACTCTACTAAGAAAGATATGTCCTATCAAACAAGCTTGTGGAGTGCAATGGAGGATCCTGCAAAATATATCATCACGTTTATGGCATTTTCTCAGATGTGAGGACCTATTTCACCTTCTGAAATAAACTTATTTTCTTAGTACCTTCTTATAGTAAAATAACTGTATTGGCaacattatatatttttttaatctatGTAAATGCTTTTCAGGTTCACACCAGATTCCAGATTTTTCATGTTCCTTTTATATATTTTGTATATTTTCTCAAAGGAGATTCCTATGATGTTTCTCTGCAATATATACATTTTAATTATGCCTATCTATGGTATTTTGCATTTGTGCATACTGATGTTGGTAGCATGATATTGTTTTTCTGTTACAAACCATACTACTATGATGCAGATCATTTTATGGTCAGATGTTAAAGTTTGCTCTGAATCTGTCCGAGGTCTCTGATGTTTCCTTTCTTCCTCAGGGCTGTAGTTATTGCACCAAGCATTTCAGATTTTCTTCCACAGGCATGGAAGGGGGCATTTGTCGTATCTTTTGTGTGGTTCCTTCACAGATGGAAAACTAACTTCATTGCCAATGCTATGGCCAAACAAGCTGCTATAGCAACTGACCGTGAAAGATTGTCAGCATTTGATAAGGTGTCATCGTTAGGACTAATTGCACTTGGAGTTGTAGCTCTTGCTGAAGCTTGTGGGGTACCTGTGCAGTCAATATTAACAGTTGGTGGTGTTGGAGGTAATGTTTTAATCTACAGTGTTCATCTTCGCACGAGCATTTCTTGTACTTCATGAACTCAAGACTTTTTTGTTGTGTGGGCTAAGTAGGCAAGCTGCAAGTCTACCTGAATCAGACCTTTATCACGTCACTAACTAATATATGCAATGCAGAAATATGATCAATAATATTTCCTTACGTCTGATTCGGTAGCCTTTCTATGTTTGGATTTGTACTGAGCGTTCTTACAACAGTCCCGTTCTTGTTTATCTTCCCTGTTGCCACAAGAATGGATACGTAAATTGCACTAAAATTTCTACTAGTTTGAACTTTGGTTGGTTACGCAAGAATGGTTTCTGGCTTTCTGCTGAACCTGTATTAGGTTTGACAAATATATGTAACAGTTTCTTTGCTTTCGATATCTTCAGCAGTATACATATGTCCAATAATATACCTATACTTTCTCATAAGTAAGAGCTGGATCTTTCTTTTTAACTAATGATTACATGTACCAACTAACATCCTCTTTTGTATGCTGTATTGCTGTTACAGGTGTTGCTACTGCTTTTGCTGCTAGAGATATCCTTGGTAACATCCTGAGTGGATtctctttacaattttcaaggCCCTTCTCAGTTGGAGACTACATCAAGGTCCCTGGCTAATTATCTAACTAACCTTTTGTTGTATCCATTTATTTTCTGAAACTACCAAGTTCAATTGATGGGTCATTAGAGTGCTAATAATATCGTtaaatttcatttcatttctagATCATAACCTTGCTGAAAAAGCCAAATACATTGCCTGAGTAAGTTGAATGCCAATTGGATGAGAATTAATTTACCTCATCAAATTAATAAGGCAGCTAAACAATGGAAAATTACCAGATATCAGTGCTGGATAATATATGAAATGCTGGGTAATATATGAAAAGAACCACTCTGCATCTGGTCTTTTTTTTGTAAAATTTAAAGAAATGCTACCAAGTGGGGAAATTTGCCTTTAGAAAAGTTAAGGAATCACCCATTCAAATTGCATCTAATGAACTTATTTAAGATTCCAAGTTAGGCATAAGAAACAAAATAGTCAAAATGTGGTTGCATGAGACAGCATTTTGAGATGTTTTAAGTAGAGTGAAAGGCACTTAGAAGACAAAGTTCAATAAAGTGCTCTGCTTTTGCTGATTCATACTTCCAACCATGCCTCTTTATAAGTTCATATTTGATACCCAGATCAAAAGTTCAAGAAGAAAGTGCTGATACTTGAAAATTTTGAGCCAGGGCTCAGCTTCTTCCAACAAAAGCATTTCATAGCTTAGATAGCTGAAAATTTTGTGTCAGGGCTCAAGTTTCTTCCAACAAAAGCATTTCATGAAGAGATGCAAACTTTGAGTGGCTAAAAGTGCTTCCATATTGCAGGCTGGGTCAATAGAAGGGCAAGTGGTTGAAATTGGACTGACTTCTACTTCGCTGATAAATACTGAAAAGCTCCCCGTTGT
Proteins encoded in this window:
- the LOC117866937 gene encoding protein REVEILLE 6 isoform X4, coding for MVSASTPPLPPPTQPQSDAAGSGEDASKKVRKPYTITKSRESWTEQEHDKFLEALQLFDRDWKKIEAFVGSKTVIQIRSHAQKYFLKVQKNGTSEHVPPPRPKRKAAHPYPQKASKNEPNYGLKTDSSSIHRNSGMNATVSSWAVSSIPPAVASSMVKEDLGPGTLGPNNFCSSSTEGPPRTWQPGETNDQINQVPSLRLMPDFAQVYSFLGSVFDPSTSGHLQKLKEMNPIDVETALLLMRNLSINLTSPDFEDQRKLLSSYSTSGGLELGSSRSSALATSAPFM
- the LOC117866937 gene encoding protein REVEILLE 6 isoform X3 translates to MVSASTPPLPPPTQPQSDAAGSGEDASKKVRKPYTITKSRESWTEQEHDKFLEALQLFDRDWKKIEAFVGSKTVIQIRSHAQKYFLKVQKNGTSEHVPPPRPKRKAAHPYPQKASKNEPNYGLKTDSSSIHRNSGMNATVSSWAVSSIPPAVASSMVKGPGTLGPNNFCSSSTEGPPRTWQPGETNDQINQVPSLRLMPDFAQVYSFLGSVFDPSTSGHLQKLKEMNPIDVETALLLMRNLSINLTSPDFEDQRKLLSSYSTSGGLELGSSRSSALATSAPFMIKGE
- the LOC117842599 gene encoding mechanosensitive ion channel protein 1, mitochondrial isoform X2 produces the protein MERLHASSRSARQPNLLAHASTASTSVSRTLSGIARDFWLSLSACHLSVGSSAAQGGFSVLPHSYFSLDVGMQMVIRGHARFACLLPHGTRQCCDYLRRVICTSAGKKLKDLNDAIALHVQELFSNHADLEKVVVPVGGTLIGAAMAWFVMPIVLRKLHKYASAGPLMTIWGDSTKKDMSYQTSLWSAMEDPAKYIITFMAFSQMAVVIAPSISDFLPQAWKGAFVVSFVWFLHRWKTNFIANAMAKQAAIATDRERLSAFDKVSSLGLIALGVVALAEACGVPVQSILTVGGVGGVATAFAARDILGNILSGFSLQFSRPFSVGDYIKAGSIEGQVVEIGLTSTSLINTEKLPVVVPNSLFSSQMIVNKSRAQWHVSVSKLPLRTEDIEKIPTITEEIKAMLVSNPKIDAPYCYLSRLEGSHGELTIGCNIKSTKTEEWSSIEQEILLKAAGIMKRHQLWTAA
- the LOC117866316 gene encoding uncharacterized protein gives rise to the protein MACTKPSGLPSLVLLFLVLAVAAAGPGVALKLEPTGTIEHFPPLLDCAPTTASPSRNDSAFHANVLSLLAALPSAAAAAPTGSAFARSGAAGRDCAFARGACFGFGAPRGGSFPGDCRSCLSAAAEDVANGCGASRRAGAWRTGCFLSYADTNRSTAREDAFRGWFYEDSDDGDGDSPTVALGRQCTANRTAAECARCLNESVQVVPALKVGRQLSMVHRDAVVVVGYACYLRVPLFPPTPLWLQYLFGIAGIIDVVALVLAEVCGVLFCIRKAREFNPA
- the LOC117866937 gene encoding protein REVEILLE 6 isoform X2, with amino-acid sequence MVSASTPPLPPPTQPQSDAAGSGEDASKKVRKPYTITKSRESWTEQEHDKFLEALQLFDRDWKKIEAFVGSKTVIQIRSHAQKYFLKVQKNGTSEHVPPPRPKRKAAHPYPQKASKNEPNYGLKTDSSSIHRNSGMNATVSSWAVSSIPPAVASSMVKDLGPGTLGPNNFCSSSTEGPPRTWQPGETNDQINQVPSLRLMPDFAQVYSFLGSVFDPSTSGHLQKLKEMNPIDVETALLLMRNLSINLTSPDFEDQRKLLSSYSTSGGLELGSSRSSALATSAPFMIKGE
- the LOC117866937 gene encoding protein REVEILLE 6 isoform X5; this translates as MVSASTPPLPPPTQPQSDAAGSGEDASKKVRKPYTITKSRESWTEQEHDKFLEALQLFDRDWKKIEAFVGSKTVIQIRSHAQKYFLKVQKNGTSEHVPPPRPKRKAAHPYPQKASKNEPNYGLKTDSSSIHRNSGMNATVSSWAVSSIPPAVASSMVKDLGPGTLGPNNFCSSSTEGPPRTWQPGETNDQINQVPSLRLMPDFAQVYSFLGSVFDPSTSGHLQKLKEMNPIDVETALLLMRNLSINLTSPDFEDQRKLLSSYSTSGGLELGSSRSSALATSAPFM
- the LOC117842599 gene encoding mechanosensitive ion channel protein 1, mitochondrial isoform X1 produces the protein MSRGAAILRRSCQAATTQSRREASPEQCSHFGVPWRWFSCAEHTKKPRIAAPDQINSGDQYSSVIIAAKRSTPHRTNFVENCWLFTSKHHYNQSLGFSGVPSLHRMCSSYTRTKPEGAENSVLKVSSTGTSEVDTSVDGGNTWIDMSENAYCSAMHASTSAGKKLKDLNDAIALHVQELFSNHADLEKVVVPVGGTLIGAAMAWFVMPIVLRKLHKYASAGPLMTIWGDSTKKDMSYQTSLWSAMEDPAKYIITFMAFSQMAVVIAPSISDFLPQAWKGAFVVSFVWFLHRWKTNFIANAMAKQAAIATDRERLSAFDKVSSLGLIALGVVALAEACGVPVQSILTVGGVGGVATAFAARDILGNILSGFSLQFSRPFSVGDYIKAGSIEGQVVEIGLTSTSLINTEKLPVVVPNSLFSSQMIVNKSRAQWHVSVSKLPLRTEDIEKIPTITEEIKAMLVSNPKIDAPYCYLSRLEGSHGELTIGCNIKSTKTEEWSSIEQEILLKAAGIMKRHQLWTAA
- the LOC117866937 gene encoding protein REVEILLE 6 isoform X1, translating into MVSASTPPLPPPTQPQSDAAGSGEDASKKVRKPYTITKSRESWTEQEHDKFLEALQLFDRDWKKIEAFVGSKTVIQIRSHAQKYFLKVQKNGTSEHVPPPRPKRKAAHPYPQKASKNEPNYGLKTDSSSIHRNSGMNATVSSWAVSSIPPAVASSMVKEDLGPGTLGPNNFCSSSTEGPPRTWQPGETNDQINQVPSLRLMPDFAQVYSFLGSVFDPSTSGHLQKLKEMNPIDVETALLLMRNLSINLTSPDFEDQRKLLSSYSTSGGLELGSSRSSALATSAPFMIKGE